In a genomic window of Streptomyces roseoviridis:
- a CDS encoding BREX system ATP-binding domain-containing protein, whose translation MPQELFGRSEESKIITELLASARAGAGAVALMEGIIGTGKTSLLRWAEDTAREQGMVVLSATASPTEQRFSLGVVHQLLGTLPETADGWERAFASSARGDGRPAESDYPLLAELCAAVGRAARRTPILLTVDSVQHADRTSLLWLGFLSRRLDNLPVVLLATKRCGEPASDQHLLVEFMEGVRPDRHIHLHDLSPSAASDLAAALCGHDHASVDALVADTGGNPYLLTEQIRTVPAGSGGPLSAGPGHAHPHAPDALAGRAAADPPDERMRLQAVKERILCMLRRLDPHCLEVARAASILGSPLDPAILADLCGVPTEDACRSLSRLTESGLLCRHDMTFRHPLLAGLLYQDIPCAERAELHRLAARYMWRRNAPREDVAAHLLRSHRLDEPWMTRLLLDAAQDMVGRDPAGARRLIEKAVLHGVPDELAARAEGLRIQALTALDLPASARALSAHAAGQLGSEDRLQEALRLSDILLRLDELSCAREVLEDAREEIGVLDVSAEARLRERLTEIRLHEGTYRPGGDEGEDRLERVLLLRTAAGDSAPAVRRIADRFLAVPRAPYGSPTWYHALLALLWAGDADKARRHMDTEVRLARAEGTVTRIAEALAVRGLVQLHRGQLADAEDDARQALDLLTRIAAAAYHAGALARSVLIDVALEKDDIAAAGALLDEAPPLPGEQPVTWWRLHLLHSAGRALGRLGQAQRGLAMIAHCEEELVRRGIVNPAVLPWRSTRSALLLAQRNMAAARRVAREETDLARRWGAPFALGRALVAQAAASSGQEALQLADQALEILEPAPTPLLFAHALYEAGRAHRQIAKVRRTRELLHRANELGISLGADGLVEAVQRELRYAGGRPDPRKDSPESLLTPAERQVSELAAGGMSNRDIAHLLKVSLRNVESHLTHSYRKLRISGRHELAKHFPPEEKEPAAAPVLLYQPRTAPAPHARARSALTARHQLRTG comes from the coding sequence GTGCCCCAGGAACTGTTCGGCAGAAGCGAAGAATCCAAGATCATCACTGAGCTGCTCGCGTCCGCCAGAGCGGGCGCGGGCGCGGTCGCGCTGATGGAGGGGATCATCGGGACGGGCAAGACCTCCCTCCTGCGCTGGGCCGAGGACACCGCCCGCGAGCAGGGCATGGTCGTGCTCTCCGCCACGGCCTCCCCCACCGAACAGCGCTTCTCCCTGGGGGTCGTGCACCAGCTCCTGGGCACGCTGCCCGAGACGGCGGACGGATGGGAGCGCGCCTTCGCGTCGAGCGCGCGGGGCGACGGCCGGCCGGCCGAGTCCGACTACCCGCTGCTCGCGGAGCTGTGCGCGGCGGTGGGCCGGGCCGCGCGCCGCACCCCGATCCTGCTCACGGTCGACTCCGTCCAGCACGCCGACCGCACGTCGCTGCTGTGGCTGGGCTTCCTCAGCCGGCGGCTCGACAACCTGCCGGTGGTGCTGCTCGCCACCAAGCGCTGCGGCGAACCGGCCAGCGACCAGCACCTGCTGGTCGAGTTCATGGAGGGCGTGCGCCCCGACCGCCACATCCACCTGCACGACCTGAGCCCGAGCGCCGCCTCCGACCTGGCCGCCGCGCTGTGCGGCCACGACCACGCGTCGGTGGACGCGCTGGTCGCCGACACGGGCGGCAACCCCTATCTGTTGACCGAGCAGATACGGACCGTGCCCGCGGGATCCGGCGGGCCGCTGTCCGCCGGGCCGGGGCACGCGCACCCGCACGCGCCGGACGCCCTCGCCGGCCGGGCAGCGGCGGACCCGCCGGACGAGCGGATGCGGCTCCAGGCGGTCAAGGAGCGCATTCTGTGCATGCTCCGGCGGCTCGATCCGCACTGCCTGGAGGTCGCCCGCGCGGCCAGCATCCTGGGCTCGCCGCTGGACCCCGCGATCCTGGCGGACCTGTGCGGCGTGCCGACCGAGGACGCCTGTCGCAGCCTGTCGCGGCTCACCGAGTCGGGCCTGCTCTGCCGCCACGACATGACGTTCCGGCACCCGCTGCTGGCCGGGCTGCTCTACCAGGACATCCCGTGCGCGGAGCGCGCCGAACTCCACCGGCTCGCCGCCCGGTACATGTGGCGCCGCAACGCGCCGCGCGAGGACGTCGCCGCCCATCTGCTGCGCTCCCACCGGCTCGACGAGCCGTGGATGACGCGCCTGCTGCTCGACGCCGCGCAGGACATGGTGGGCCGTGACCCCGCCGGGGCGCGGCGGCTGATCGAGAAGGCGGTGCTGCACGGCGTTCCGGACGAACTGGCCGCGCGCGCCGAGGGGTTGCGCATCCAGGCCCTCACCGCCCTGGACCTGCCGGCCTCCGCCCGGGCGCTCAGCGCGCACGCCGCCGGGCAGCTGGGGTCGGAGGACCGGCTCCAGGAGGCGCTGCGGCTCTCGGACATCCTGCTCCGCCTGGACGAACTCTCCTGCGCCCGCGAGGTCCTGGAGGACGCCCGCGAGGAGATCGGCGTCCTGGACGTCTCGGCCGAGGCCCGGTTGCGGGAGCGGCTCACCGAGATCCGGCTGCACGAGGGAACCTACCGCCCGGGCGGCGACGAGGGCGAGGACCGGCTGGAGCGGGTGCTGCTGCTGCGCACCGCGGCCGGCGACTCGGCACCGGCGGTCCGGCGGATCGCCGACCGGTTCCTGGCCGTGCCCCGCGCCCCGTACGGTTCGCCCACCTGGTACCACGCGCTGCTCGCGCTGCTGTGGGCGGGCGACGCCGACAAGGCCCGGCGGCACATGGACACCGAGGTGCGCCTCGCCCGCGCCGAGGGCACCGTGACCCGGATCGCCGAGGCCCTGGCCGTACGCGGTCTGGTGCAGCTGCACCGCGGGCAGCTCGCGGACGCCGAGGACGACGCCCGCCAGGCGCTCGACCTGCTCACCCGGATCGCGGCCGCCGCCTACCACGCGGGGGCGCTGGCCCGCAGCGTCCTGATCGACGTGGCCCTGGAGAAGGACGACATCGCCGCGGCCGGCGCACTGCTCGACGAGGCTCCGCCGCTGCCCGGCGAGCAGCCCGTCACCTGGTGGCGGCTGCACCTGCTGCACAGCGCGGGGCGGGCCCTGGGCCGGCTGGGGCAGGCGCAGCGCGGTCTCGCGATGATCGCCCACTGCGAGGAGGAGCTGGTCCGCCGGGGCATCGTCAACCCGGCGGTGCTGCCCTGGCGTTCCACCCGCTCCGCCCTGCTCCTCGCCCAGCGCAACATGGCCGCGGCCCGGCGGGTCGCGCGCGAGGAGACCGATCTCGCCCGCCGCTGGGGCGCTCCGTTCGCCCTGGGCCGGGCCCTGGTCGCGCAGGCGGCGGCGAGCTCGGGGCAGGAGGCGCTGCAACTGGCCGACCAGGCACTGGAGATCCTGGAGCCGGCTCCCACGCCGCTGCTGTTCGCCCACGCCCTGTACGAGGCGGGGCGGGCGCACCGGCAGATCGCCAAGGTGCGCCGCACCCGCGAACTGCTGCACCGCGCCAATGAGCTGGGGATCTCCCTGGGCGCCGACGGTCTGGTGGAGGCGGTCCAGCGGGAGCTGCGGTACGCGGGTGGCAGGCCCGATCCGCGCAAGGACTCCCCGGAGTCGCTGCTCACACCGGCCGAGCGGCAGGTCTCGGAGCTGGCGGCGGGCGGGATGAGCAACCGGGACATCGCCCATCTGCTCAAGGTGAGTCTGCGGAACGTGGAGTCCCATCTCACCCATTCCTACCGGAAGTTGCGGATCAGCGGCCGGCACGAGCTGGCCAAGCACTTCCCGCCGGAGGAGAAGGAGCCGGCGGCGGCTCCGGTGCTGCTCTACCAGCCCAGGACCGCGCCGGCCCCGCACGCGCGGGCCCGGTCCGCGCTCACCGCGCGGCACCAGCTGCGGACCGGCTGA
- a CDS encoding thioesterase II family protein, with product MTGSGDNSVRLFCLPFEGVSAGVYLPWTEAMGPSVVVTPVELPGRGRHPRTRPCDSLEPLLAEIMPYVARMCDRPFALYGHGFGALLAYEIAARLEWEHDAVADRLYVSGSGMPQRTLPERAVAHLPDAAMIRRLRDRGRMPPVDRDPRRAARALPALRADLAVMESYRRDPRHVVHCPVTAMGGLQDRTVTGLDLAGWRRCTRRALRVETFPGDHYFPLTAQRELLDTFTRDLIRPAAARRLLAAAAY from the coding sequence ATGACCGGCTCCGGCGACAACTCGGTGCGGCTGTTCTGCCTTCCCTTCGAGGGCGTCTCCGCCGGCGTGTACCTGCCGTGGACCGAGGCCATGGGGCCCTCGGTGGTCGTCACCCCCGTCGAGCTGCCCGGCCGCGGCCGCCACCCGCGCACCCGCCCCTGCGACAGCCTGGAGCCGCTGCTGGCCGAGATCATGCCGTACGTGGCCCGCATGTGCGACCGGCCGTTCGCGCTCTACGGGCACGGTTTCGGCGCCCTCCTCGCGTACGAGATAGCCGCCCGCCTCGAATGGGAGCACGACGCCGTCGCCGACCGGCTCTACGTCTCCGGCTCCGGCATGCCGCAGCGGACCCTGCCGGAGCGCGCGGTCGCGCATCTGCCGGACGCGGCGATGATCCGCAGGCTCCGCGACCGCGGCCGGATGCCCCCGGTCGACCGGGACCCGCGCCGCGCGGCCCGCGCTCTGCCCGCCCTGCGCGCGGACCTCGCCGTCATGGAGTCCTACCGGCGCGACCCGCGCCACGTCGTGCACTGCCCCGTCACCGCCATGGGCGGCCTCCAGGACCGCACCGTCACCGGGCTCGACCTGGCCGGCTGGCGCCGCTGCACCCGGCGCGCCCTGCGCGTGGAGACCTTCCCCGGCGACCACTACTTCCCGCTCACCGCCCAGCGCGAGCTCCTGGACACCTTCACCCGCGACCTGATCCGCCCGGCCGCCGCGCGCCGCCTCCTGGCGGCGGCCGCGTACTGA
- a CDS encoding class I SAM-dependent methyltransferase: protein MTPTHRSPGLGGEAPGAEPVHEAGHEAEQRPEHEAEHEAELHAGFLADAAHWLRGLLGPEDRVTAAVRRIVDVGSGPGVASCALAGAFPLADVVAVDRSDALLARAEARAAEHGLTGRITTRRAERPEEFGRLGPADLIWTGNVCRHLGDQQAALRALASALRPGGLLAVAERGLPPRFLPRDIGIGKPGLQARLDAALEERFAAARARLPGATSVVEDWPCLLASAGLVPTGSRTFLIDFPAPLDLAARRHLHTRLSRLLDDLGDRLDLVDRLTVEQLLDGDACTGILWRPDAFYLTAVTVHTARLCRPRA, encoded by the coding sequence ATGACACCCACACACCGCTCCCCGGGCCTCGGCGGCGAAGCCCCCGGCGCCGAGCCGGTGCACGAGGCGGGCCACGAGGCGGAGCAGCGGCCGGAGCACGAGGCGGAGCACGAGGCGGAACTGCACGCGGGCTTCCTGGCCGACGCGGCGCACTGGCTGCGCGGCCTGCTCGGCCCCGAGGACCGGGTGACGGCGGCGGTCCGCCGGATCGTCGACGTCGGCAGCGGCCCCGGCGTGGCCTCCTGCGCCCTGGCCGGTGCCTTCCCGCTCGCCGACGTCGTCGCCGTCGACCGGTCCGACGCGCTCCTCGCCCGCGCCGAGGCCCGCGCCGCCGAGCACGGGCTGACCGGCCGGATCACCACCCGTCGGGCCGAGCGGCCTGAGGAGTTCGGCCGGCTCGGACCCGCCGACCTGATCTGGACCGGCAACGTCTGCCGTCACCTGGGCGACCAGCAGGCGGCGCTGCGCGCCCTGGCGTCCGCCCTGCGGCCCGGCGGACTGCTCGCCGTCGCCGAACGAGGGCTGCCGCCGCGCTTCCTGCCGCGCGACATCGGCATCGGGAAACCCGGTCTCCAGGCCCGCCTGGACGCCGCCCTCGAGGAGCGGTTCGCCGCCGCGCGGGCCCGGCTGCCGGGCGCCACCTCCGTGGTCGAAGACTGGCCGTGCCTGCTGGCCTCCGCCGGACTCGTCCCCACCGGCAGCCGCACCTTCCTGATCGACTTCCCCGCCCCGCTGGACCTGGCCGCGCGCCGCCATCTGCACACCCGGCTGAGCCGCCTGCTCGACGACCTCGGCGACCGGCTCGACCTCGTCGACCGGCTGACCGTGGAGCAGCTCCTGGACGGCGACGCCTGCACGGGCATCCTGTGGCGCCCCGACGCCTTCTACCTCACGGCGGTCACCGTGCACACGGCCCGCCTGTGCCGGCCCCGCGCCTGA
- a CDS encoding AfsR/SARP family transcriptional regulator — MKIRILGPLEAESDGVRAVPTAAKTRQILALLALHPGQLVPVSTLWEEVWGPVPPRSAHTTFQTYVLRLRRVLATALDEGGATPDATGAARRLLATGHGGYLLRVAEEDVDAFVFQRTARAGHAAFADGDSELASRLLRQALALWRGPALVDVRAGSALRIHAAALEESRLLATERRIDADLRLGRHTELLSELVELTERHPAHERLYAQAMVAFYRSGRQSAALDLYRRLRRRLIEDLGLEPAPQLQRLHQAMLAVDPRLDTVAQGGPPTPTFDLYAA, encoded by the coding sequence GTGAAGATACGGATTCTCGGCCCGCTGGAGGCCGAGTCGGACGGCGTCCGGGCCGTCCCGACGGCGGCGAAGACGCGCCAGATCCTGGCGCTCCTCGCCCTCCACCCGGGACAGCTCGTCCCGGTGTCCACCCTGTGGGAGGAGGTGTGGGGACCGGTGCCGCCGCGCAGCGCGCACACCACCTTCCAGACCTACGTCCTGCGGCTGCGCCGCGTCCTCGCCACCGCCCTCGACGAGGGCGGCGCGACGCCGGACGCGACGGGGGCGGCCCGCCGGCTCCTCGCCACCGGACACGGCGGCTACCTGCTGCGGGTCGCCGAGGAGGACGTCGACGCCTTCGTCTTCCAGCGGACGGCCCGGGCCGGCCACGCGGCCTTCGCGGACGGCGACAGCGAGCTCGCGTCCCGGCTGCTGCGCCAGGCCCTGGCGCTGTGGCGGGGCCCCGCGCTCGTGGACGTACGCGCCGGGTCCGCGCTCCGGATCCACGCGGCCGCACTGGAGGAGAGCCGGCTGCTCGCCACCGAGCGGCGCATCGACGCCGACCTGCGGCTCGGCCGGCACACCGAACTCCTCTCGGAGCTCGTCGAACTGACCGAGCGGCACCCGGCCCACGAGCGGCTGTACGCCCAGGCCATGGTGGCGTTCTACCGCTCCGGACGGCAGTCCGCGGCCCTCGACCTCTACCGCAGGCTGCGCCGGCGGCTGATCGAGGACCTGGGCCTGGAACCCGCCCCGCAGCTCCAGCGACTGCACCAGGCGATGCTCGCCGTCGACCCCCGGCTCGACACCGTTGCCCAGGGCGGCCCGCCCACCCCCACCTTCGACCTGTACGCGGCCTGA
- a CDS encoding group II truncated hemoglobin, translated as MTDRIPTLYEWAGGAEALERLTEEFYRRVRKDEILAPLFRYMDDDHPQHVATFLGEVLGGPERYTEEHGGYPHMVSRHRNRAIKPEQRARWVELMLEAMDVVGLPEDAEFRSAFVGYIEFGSRRAMANSQPGVGPSSRTTIKKWGWGEALPGDD; from the coding sequence GTGACGGACCGGATCCCCACCCTCTACGAATGGGCCGGCGGCGCCGAGGCGCTGGAACGACTCACGGAGGAGTTCTACCGGCGCGTCCGCAAGGACGAGATCCTCGCCCCGCTCTTCCGGTACATGGACGACGACCACCCGCAGCACGTCGCCACCTTCCTCGGCGAGGTCCTCGGCGGCCCCGAGCGCTACACCGAGGAGCACGGCGGCTACCCGCACATGGTCTCCCGGCACCGGAACCGCGCCATCAAGCCCGAACAGCGGGCGCGATGGGTCGAGCTGATGCTGGAGGCGATGGACGTCGTCGGCCTTCCCGAGGACGCGGAGTTCCGCTCGGCGTTCGTCGGCTACATCGAGTTCGGCTCACGCCGCGCGATGGCCAACTCCCAGCCGGGCGTCGGCCCTTCGAGCCGTACCACCATCAAGAAGTGGGGCTGGGGCGAGGCCCTGCCCGGTGACGACTGA
- a CDS encoding Cmx/CmrA family chloramphenicol efflux MFS transporter, whose protein sequence is MSVKTEAHEATPRKTGDRLPLAVYLLAFSLFAMGSAEFLLAGVLPDIADDLNISLSSAGALISAFAIGVVIGGPPLAVLTLRWPRRTTLVTSQVLFALCVAIGLITDNFGVLIVTRFLCGLAYAGFWAVAAVTAIGLVTPDRTARASGVVVSGLSIAMVGGGPAGAFLSHFTGWEGGFWAVVALTVLGAVSTAVAVPATTAAQEPSVGRELRTMRQPQLWVVYAATLLSTAAYMISYNYLAAFLTDITGVDAVWVPPILVLFGIGAFVGLSIGGRIADGRPHHALLIGAGGILVTSVLLALLAEQPIAVVVLVLLLGVAGFVLNPAIYGRVFTVAADAPTLAGATAVSMFQLGISLVPVLAGVALGAGAGLTSIPWLGAGLALITVPVVLIDRTMARSRARSPQTSEN, encoded by the coding sequence ATGAGCGTCAAGACCGAAGCCCACGAGGCCACCCCGCGCAAGACCGGCGACCGGCTGCCGCTCGCGGTCTACCTGCTCGCGTTCAGCCTGTTCGCGATGGGCAGCGCCGAGTTCCTGCTCGCCGGAGTCCTCCCCGACATCGCCGACGACCTGAACATCTCGCTCTCCTCCGCCGGCGCCCTGATCTCCGCCTTCGCCATCGGCGTCGTCATCGGCGGACCGCCCCTGGCGGTCCTGACGCTCCGCTGGCCGCGGCGCACCACGCTGGTCACCTCGCAGGTCCTCTTCGCCCTCTGCGTGGCGATCGGCCTGATCACCGACAACTTCGGCGTCCTGATCGTCACCCGCTTCCTGTGCGGCCTGGCCTACGCCGGGTTCTGGGCGGTCGCCGCCGTCACCGCCATCGGACTCGTCACCCCCGACCGCACCGCCCGCGCCTCCGGCGTGGTGGTCAGCGGACTCAGCATCGCCATGGTCGGCGGCGGACCGGCCGGCGCCTTCCTCAGCCACTTCACCGGCTGGGAGGGCGGTTTCTGGGCGGTCGTCGCCCTCACCGTCCTCGGCGCCGTCTCGACGGCCGTCGCCGTCCCCGCGACCACCGCCGCCCAGGAGCCCAGCGTCGGCCGCGAACTGCGCACCATGCGGCAGCCGCAGCTGTGGGTGGTGTACGCCGCGACGCTGCTCAGCACCGCCGCGTACATGATCTCGTACAACTACCTGGCGGCGTTCCTCACGGACATCACCGGAGTCGACGCCGTGTGGGTGCCGCCGATCCTCGTCCTGTTCGGCATCGGCGCCTTCGTCGGCCTGTCCATCGGCGGCCGGATCGCCGACGGACGACCCCACCACGCCCTGCTCATCGGGGCCGGCGGCATCCTCGTCACCTCGGTGCTGCTCGCCCTCCTCGCCGAGCAGCCGATCGCCGTCGTCGTCCTGGTGCTGCTCCTCGGCGTCGCCGGATTCGTGCTCAACCCGGCGATCTACGGGCGGGTGTTCACCGTGGCGGCCGACGCGCCGACGCTCGCCGGAGCGACCGCCGTCTCCATGTTCCAGCTCGGCATCAGCCTGGTCCCGGTCCTCGCGGGCGTCGCCCTCGGCGCCGGCGCCGGACTGACCTCCATCCCCTGGCTGGGCGCCGGCCTGGCCCTGATCACCGTCCCGGTCGTCCTGATCGACCGGACGATGGCCCGCAGTCGGGCGCGGAGCCCGCAGACGAGCGAGAACTGA
- a CDS encoding methyltransferase — MDNELGYELGSWVVSQIQSPDRPTQTTFTLLDQEWELLPEVFPPYTDPGPASFASWVPYEKGIRFLEMGCGAGIAAVIAAQRGAERVVALDINPAAAENTRRNAARHGVSDRVTALASDLFDALEPAEPFDLVFWNTPFIEAPESRPYAGQIERAVFDPGYEMVRRFFRDAVPHLAPGGRLYIGTSEAMGNKDKLLRAAADAGFRGRRYRSETVGLPAADFPASPVVAAHTDERGIVDMDFTMYEFLRG; from the coding sequence ATGGACAACGAACTCGGTTACGAACTCGGAAGTTGGGTGGTGTCACAGATCCAGAGCCCGGACCGTCCGACGCAGACGACCTTCACCCTGCTCGACCAGGAATGGGAACTGCTCCCCGAGGTCTTCCCGCCCTACACGGACCCCGGCCCCGCGTCCTTCGCCTCCTGGGTGCCCTACGAGAAGGGCATCCGCTTCCTGGAGATGGGCTGCGGCGCCGGCATCGCGGCGGTGATCGCCGCCCAGCGCGGCGCCGAGCGCGTCGTCGCCCTCGACATCAACCCGGCGGCGGCCGAGAACACCCGCCGCAACGCCGCCCGGCACGGCGTCTCGGACCGGGTCACGGCCCTGGCCAGCGACCTGTTCGACGCCCTGGAGCCCGCCGAGCCCTTCGACCTGGTCTTCTGGAACACCCCGTTCATCGAGGCGCCCGAGAGCCGCCCCTACGCCGGCCAGATCGAACGCGCGGTCTTCGACCCCGGCTACGAGATGGTGCGCCGCTTCTTCCGCGACGCGGTACCCCACCTGGCGCCGGGAGGCCGCCTCTACATCGGCACCAGCGAGGCCATGGGCAACAAGGACAAGCTGCTGCGCGCCGCCGCCGACGCCGGATTCCGGGGCCGCCGCTACCGCAGCGAGACCGTCGGACTGCCCGCCGCGGACTTCCCCGCCTCGCCCGTGGTCGCGGCCCACACCGACGAGCGCGGAATCGTCGACATGGACTTCACCATGTACGAGTTCCTGCGCGGCTGA
- a CDS encoding FAD-binding oxidoreductase, which produces MSTNGNANGTGFDVVIAGNGVLGLSLAWVLAQRGQRVAVLGLPHRPWAGSAAAGAMLGCFGEVTTSLLATEHGRAKLELGIQAGKLWPQWLSELEAGTEGAPVKTADGTTVILNTIGTAEIDDANYNAIRAELTRYDEPFEDIEPTDLDWVDAEPISRPLRAFHIPGEHAVNAAALLERLEQAVVRAGATLVPEFATRVVHQGERVTGVVTTSGRTISADHVTLAAGANSQELLDSLPIGSRVPRLVSGYGVSSLIKTVDGTTPDSVIRTPNRSFACGLHVVPRGDGHVYLGATNVISVEPRDTAEMRDLVFLLQCAHRQVRRNLWNSDVAKVQVGNRPVSMDGFPLLGHGGMQGLWIMTGTYRDGLHLSPLLAKDFAARILGEEPVADLDRFAPLRQPLRTGTREEIVDVLIDHQMGIGYEQDWTIPVEWHHWIEMDLRPATLAWANELDPEFTPPAELLFASRFDPELVSLLRKYYATCREHS; this is translated from the coding sequence ATGAGCACCAACGGGAACGCGAACGGTACCGGTTTCGACGTCGTCATCGCCGGCAACGGAGTCCTCGGACTCTCGCTCGCCTGGGTCCTGGCACAGCGAGGACAGCGCGTCGCCGTGCTCGGCCTGCCACACCGCCCGTGGGCCGGATCCGCCGCGGCCGGAGCGATGCTCGGCTGTTTCGGCGAGGTCACCACCTCCCTGCTCGCCACCGAGCACGGCCGCGCCAAGCTCGAACTCGGCATCCAGGCCGGCAAGCTGTGGCCGCAGTGGCTGAGCGAGCTCGAGGCCGGAACCGAGGGTGCCCCCGTCAAGACCGCCGACGGCACCACCGTCATCCTCAACACCATCGGCACCGCCGAGATCGACGACGCCAACTACAACGCCATCCGGGCCGAGCTCACCCGCTACGACGAGCCCTTCGAGGACATCGAGCCCACCGACCTCGACTGGGTGGACGCGGAGCCGATCTCCCGCCCGCTGAGGGCCTTCCACATACCGGGCGAGCACGCCGTCAACGCCGCCGCCCTCCTGGAGCGGCTCGAGCAGGCCGTGGTCCGGGCCGGCGCCACCCTCGTCCCCGAGTTCGCCACCCGTGTCGTGCACCAGGGCGAGCGCGTCACCGGTGTCGTCACCACCTCCGGCCGGACGATCAGCGCCGACCACGTGACCCTGGCCGCCGGCGCCAACAGCCAGGAACTCCTGGACAGCCTGCCCATCGGCTCCCGCGTCCCCCGCCTCGTCAGCGGCTACGGCGTCTCCTCCCTGATCAAGACCGTGGACGGCACCACCCCGGACAGCGTCATCCGGACCCCCAACCGCTCCTTCGCCTGCGGCCTGCACGTCGTCCCGCGCGGCGACGGGCACGTCTACCTCGGCGCCACCAACGTCATCTCCGTGGAGCCGCGCGACACCGCCGAGATGCGCGACCTGGTCTTCCTCCTCCAGTGCGCCCACCGCCAGGTACGCCGCAACCTCTGGAACAGCGACGTCGCCAAGGTCCAGGTCGGCAACCGCCCGGTGTCCATGGACGGCTTCCCGCTGCTCGGCCACGGCGGCATGCAGGGCCTGTGGATCATGACCGGCACCTACCGCGACGGACTGCACCTCTCCCCGCTCCTGGCGAAGGACTTCGCCGCCCGCATCCTCGGCGAGGAGCCGGTCGCCGACCTCGACCGCTTCGCCCCGCTGCGGCAGCCGCTGCGGACGGGCACCCGCGAGGAGATCGTCGACGTCCTCATCGACCACCAGATGGGCATCGGCTACGAGCAGGACTGGACCATCCCCGTCGAGTGGCACCACTGGATCGAGATGGACCTGCGCCCGGCCACCCTCGCCTGGGCGAACGAACTCGACCCGGAGTTCACCCCGCCGGCCGAGCTGCTCTTCGCCTCCCGCTTCGACCCCGAGCTCGTCAGCCTGCTGCGCAAGTACTACGCGACCTGCCGCGAGCACAGCTGA